A region from the Streptosporangium sp. NBC_01756 genome encodes:
- a CDS encoding universal stress protein, with protein sequence MTAHVVVGADDSPSSRAAVAWAAADAARRGRALRIVHVCEPWGYDIPLQTPPGFRDSMTDYCQGVLDTAIELVRERAPGVEVDTVLERGRIVEVLQREAEDAEEVVVGNRGLGGFTGLLLGSVSLALTGHVTVPLVVVRGSQERTYDEVVVGFDGSAHSAAALEYAFEEATRRGARLHAIHTWQMPILGQGATAYPLLIEEIIETEQRVAADTLTPWRGKYPQIEVEETVVCGHPVAVVCEASVTADLVVVGTRGLGRLGAAVLGSVSHGVLHHAHCPVAVVRARGEA encoded by the coding sequence ATGACAGCGCATGTAGTGGTGGGCGCGGACGACTCACCTTCCTCGCGGGCCGCGGTCGCATGGGCCGCCGCCGACGCGGCACGGCGGGGACGAGCCCTGCGGATCGTCCACGTGTGCGAGCCGTGGGGCTACGACATCCCGCTGCAGACCCCTCCCGGTTTCCGTGACTCCATGACCGACTACTGCCAGGGCGTGCTCGACACCGCGATCGAACTGGTACGTGAACGCGCGCCGGGGGTCGAGGTGGACACCGTGCTCGAAAGGGGCCGGATCGTCGAGGTCCTCCAGCGGGAGGCCGAGGACGCAGAAGAGGTCGTGGTGGGCAACCGGGGACTCGGCGGGTTCACCGGGTTGCTGCTCGGCTCGGTCTCCCTCGCGCTGACCGGGCACGTGACCGTACCGCTCGTGGTCGTCAGAGGCTCACAGGAACGAACGTACGACGAGGTCGTCGTCGGCTTCGACGGATCGGCCCACTCGGCGGCGGCCCTGGAGTACGCCTTCGAGGAAGCCACCCGGCGCGGCGCCCGGCTGCACGCGATCCACACCTGGCAGATGCCCATCCTGGGGCAGGGCGCCACCGCCTACCCGTTGCTGATCGAGGAGATCATCGAGACCGAGCAGCGCGTCGCGGCGGACACGCTCACTCCCTGGCGAGGGAAGTATCCGCAGATCGAGGTCGAGGAGACGGTGGTCTGCGGGCACCCCGTCGCCGTCGTCTGCGAGGCGTCGGTCACCGCGGACCTGGTGGTCGTCGGCACGCGGGGGCTGGGCCGGCTCGGCGCGGCCGTACTCGGCTCGGTGAGTCACGGAGTCCTGCACCACGCCCACTGTCCCGTCGCGGTGGTGCGCGCCCGGGGTGAGGCGTGA
- a CDS encoding CBS domain-containing protein → MDVQNLTVGQVMSRTLVAVAPDESPLMAWEIMCRAGIHHLPVIEDHGRLLGVLTREDLTAHWSGGPIEQSRVRVHALLADHRCPHITLDTRLTEAAATMIDAGVDAIPVLGEKNRLVGMVTATDVLQAVAGRVAERQEPPEVMTGMFRLTPVLPRAGWE, encoded by the coding sequence ATGGACGTACAGAACCTCACGGTGGGGCAGGTGATGAGCAGGACGCTCGTCGCCGTCGCCCCTGACGAGTCTCCGCTCATGGCCTGGGAGATCATGTGCCGGGCGGGCATCCATCACCTGCCGGTCATCGAGGACCACGGCCGCCTGCTGGGTGTGCTCACCCGGGAGGACCTCACCGCCCACTGGTCCGGCGGCCCGATCGAGCAGTCACGTGTGCGCGTCCATGCGTTACTGGCCGATCACCGCTGTCCGCACATCACACTCGACACCCGCCTGACGGAGGCCGCGGCCACCATGATCGACGCCGGCGTCGACGCGATCCCGGTCCTGGGTGAGAAGAACAGGCTGGTGGGGATGGTGACCGCCACCGACGTGCTCCAGGCCGTGGCCGGCCGGGTCGCCGAGCGGCAGGAGCCCCCCGAGGTGATGACCGGGATGTTCCGCCTGACGCCGGTCCTGCCCCGGGCAGGGTGGGAATGA
- the ftsH gene encoding ATP-dependent zinc metalloprotease FtsH: MITWARLSGRHATGTAKPGPPDEPPPPPEAPRSPDWRRWLLPIGTLIVTLWLLVPLMLTGSEVRSYSYSDFVARVGAGQVKTVTIDDQGAVSGSLDNGTTFTTQIPTALNVGTLESQLQSHHVQIKATRADGSLLSILLGFLPMMLLIGLFLWMGRQAQHSMAGGLGGIGGFGRSGAKIIEAERPTTRFGDVAGYEGVKQEIDEVVDFLRDPGRYAAAGAKPPRGVIMVGPPGTGKTLLARAVAGEAAVPFLSVTGSGFVEMFVGVGASRVRDLFDEARKRAPSIVFIDEIDAIGGRRGRTVAGGNDEREQTLNQLLAEMDGFDQSSGIVVLAATNRPETLDTALLRPGRFDRQVTVPLPNQAERAAILAVHAAGKHLGPSVDLGRVARATPGFSGADLANLVNEAAINAVRVGRTTINADDLDAARDRVLLGRRETSNALLPQERHAVAVHESGHALLATLCEHADPVAKVTILPAGPTLGVTEQLPEAERHLYSESYLADLLAVRLGGRAAELVVFNEGSTGAANDLAAATQIATRMVRDFGLSPALGPVGYSSAGLQYLGEDGEDPRLKPYSERTQQIIDEEIARLLGTAEKRAVDLLHMHRRALDRLAAILTERETVDGDVVGGVLRDERSAFPSLDAATA; encoded by the coding sequence ATGATCACCTGGGCTCGGCTGAGCGGTCGGCATGCGACAGGTACGGCCAAGCCGGGACCACCGGATGAGCCCCCACCTCCTCCGGAGGCTCCGCGATCTCCCGACTGGCGCCGCTGGTTGCTGCCGATAGGAACACTGATCGTCACACTGTGGCTGCTCGTGCCCCTCATGCTCACCGGATCGGAGGTCCGCTCGTACTCCTACAGCGACTTCGTGGCCCGGGTGGGAGCCGGGCAGGTGAAGACGGTGACGATCGACGACCAGGGTGCGGTGTCCGGCAGCCTGGACAACGGCACGACGTTCACCACGCAGATTCCCACCGCACTCAACGTCGGCACGCTGGAGTCCCAGCTCCAGTCCCACCACGTCCAGATCAAGGCGACCCGGGCGGACGGTTCGCTGCTGTCGATCCTCCTCGGCTTCCTGCCGATGATGCTCCTCATCGGCCTGTTCCTGTGGATGGGGCGGCAGGCGCAGCACTCCATGGCCGGCGGCCTCGGCGGGATCGGCGGCTTCGGCCGATCCGGCGCGAAGATCATCGAGGCGGAGCGGCCGACCACCCGGTTCGGCGACGTCGCCGGTTACGAGGGCGTCAAGCAAGAGATCGACGAGGTGGTGGACTTCCTGCGCGACCCCGGCCGATACGCGGCGGCGGGTGCGAAACCGCCCCGCGGAGTGATCATGGTCGGTCCGCCGGGGACCGGAAAGACGCTCCTGGCCCGGGCGGTGGCCGGAGAGGCGGCCGTGCCGTTCCTGTCGGTCACCGGCTCCGGGTTCGTGGAGATGTTCGTGGGAGTGGGGGCCTCCCGGGTCCGCGACCTGTTCGACGAGGCCCGCAAACGTGCCCCCTCGATCGTCTTCATCGACGAGATCGACGCCATCGGAGGACGGCGTGGCAGGACCGTCGCCGGTGGCAACGACGAAAGGGAGCAGACGCTCAACCAGCTGCTGGCCGAGATGGACGGCTTCGACCAGAGCAGTGGGATCGTCGTGCTGGCCGCGACGAACCGGCCCGAAACGCTCGACACGGCCCTGCTGCGCCCCGGCCGCTTCGACCGGCAGGTCACCGTGCCGCTGCCCAACCAGGCTGAGCGCGCGGCGATCCTGGCCGTTCACGCCGCCGGAAAGCATCTGGGCCCGAGCGTCGACCTCGGCAGGGTCGCCCGTGCCACCCCGGGTTTCTCCGGCGCCGACCTGGCCAACCTGGTCAACGAGGCCGCCATCAACGCGGTCAGAGTCGGCCGTACGACCATCAACGCCGACGATCTCGACGCGGCGCGTGACCGGGTGCTGCTCGGCCGCCGTGAGACGTCCAACGCCCTGCTTCCGCAGGAGCGTCACGCGGTGGCCGTGCACGAGTCCGGGCACGCGCTGCTCGCCACGCTGTGCGAGCACGCAGACCCGGTCGCGAAGGTGACCATCCTGCCCGCCGGTCCCACGCTCGGCGTCACCGAGCAGCTACCCGAGGCCGAAAGGCACCTCTACAGCGAGAGCTACCTGGCAGACCTGCTGGCCGTACGGCTCGGCGGCCGGGCGGCGGAACTGGTCGTCTTCAACGAGGGCTCCACCGGTGCCGCGAACGACCTCGCGGCCGCCACGCAGATCGCCACCCGCATGGTGCGCGACTTCGGCCTGTCACCCGCGCTCGGCCCGGTCGGCTACTCCTCCGCCGGACTCCAGTATCTCGGCGAGGACGGCGAGGACCCGCGGCTCAAGCCGTACTCCGAACGGACCCAGCAGATCATCGACGAGGAGATCGCCCGTCTGCTCGGCACGGCCGAGAAACGCGCGGTCGACCTGCTGCACATGCACCGCCGCGCGCTCGACCGGCTCGCCGCGATCCTGACCGAGCGCGAGACCGTCGACGGCGACGTGGTCGGCGGCGTGCTGCGAGACGAGCGCTCGGCGTTCCCCAGCCTGGACGCCGCCACCGCCTGA
- a CDS encoding universal stress protein, with the protein MTEPHRIVVGYDGSDFSMQALAWAMDEAEFRGLPLTVTHAWRWPYGEADDEAKLHLRKAAEHVLYHGANCARACSAITDVAADLYEGSAVQRLAELSADAELVVVGSRGLGAAARSVVGSVTASVVAVACCPAVVVRGAGPIPVSPHPGPVALGVRDTTADQVLDFAFHEAALRRLRLRVLHAGHPRSLTWGVAMTHLPDLDDSTRACQEWLTERLAPWQEKYAGVPVDVRFTTNAPKETLRAASIGATVIVVGSGRTAHRTGRSGVIIRSLVRHSSCPVAVVPSASDELHDL; encoded by the coding sequence ATGACAGAGCCGCACAGGATCGTCGTCGGTTACGACGGTTCGGACTTCTCCATGCAGGCCTTGGCATGGGCGATGGACGAGGCCGAGTTCAGAGGGCTGCCGCTGACCGTCACCCACGCCTGGCGGTGGCCGTACGGCGAGGCGGACGACGAGGCCAAGCTCCATCTGCGCAAGGCGGCCGAGCATGTGCTCTACCACGGCGCCAACTGCGCCCGCGCGTGCAGCGCGATCACCGACGTGGCGGCCGACCTCTATGAGGGCTCCGCCGTACAGCGGCTCGCCGAACTGTCGGCCGACGCCGAACTCGTCGTGGTCGGCTCCCGTGGCCTGGGTGCGGCGGCCCGGTCCGTGGTCGGCTCCGTCACGGCCTCCGTCGTGGCCGTCGCGTGCTGCCCGGCGGTCGTCGTGCGCGGAGCGGGTCCGATCCCGGTGTCGCCGCATCCGGGACCGGTCGCCCTGGGGGTCAGGGACACCACGGCCGACCAGGTGCTGGACTTCGCCTTCCACGAGGCCGCCCTGCGGCGCCTGCGCCTGCGCGTGCTGCACGCCGGTCATCCGCGCTCCCTGACATGGGGCGTCGCGATGACCCACCTGCCCGACCTCGACGACTCGACTCGGGCCTGCCAGGAATGGCTGACCGAACGCCTGGCGCCGTGGCAGGAGAAATACGCGGGTGTCCCGGTCGATGTACGTTTCACCACGAACGCTCCGAAAGAGACTCTGCGGGCCGCCTCCATCGGAGCCACCGTCATCGTCGTCGGCTCGGGCCGGACGGCACATCGCACCGGCCGCTCCGGAGTGATCATCCGTTCTCTGGTCAGGCACTCGTCCTGCCCCGTCGCCGTCGTTCCGTCCGCCTCGGACGAGCTCCACGATCTTTGA
- a CDS encoding universal stress protein — translation MTESIVAGTDGSAAAAAAVQWAVDDADRRGLPLHIVHIVDRRPHGITPFPPPYRVDLMMRAGEQVLAEAAEAAVRRQPDVRVTTALIEEEPVKALRKQAGADAELVIGSRGLGGFTGALLGSAVLHVAGHVPGAVVVVGGEEGTPSGEIVVGIDGSSESEPALGFAFEQARLRGCALRAVHAWQVPVHAFAPEVVYGIDDVRQAQQQTTAGQLAAWEGKFPGVEVVPDVTYAHPVSALVDASPWAALLVVGSRGRGAVRSVVLGSVSHGVLHHAHCPVAVVR, via the coding sequence ATGACCGAATCGATCGTCGCCGGGACGGACGGCTCGGCCGCCGCCGCGGCGGCCGTGCAGTGGGCGGTCGACGACGCCGACCGGCGAGGGCTGCCGTTGCACATCGTGCACATCGTCGACCGCCGGCCGCACGGCATCACCCCGTTCCCCCCGCCCTACCGGGTCGATCTCATGATGCGCGCCGGCGAACAGGTGCTCGCCGAGGCGGCCGAAGCCGCCGTGCGACGGCAGCCGGACGTGCGGGTGACGACCGCGCTGATCGAGGAAGAACCCGTCAAAGCGCTGCGCAAACAGGCCGGAGCGGATGCCGAGCTCGTGATCGGCAGCCGTGGTCTCGGGGGGTTCACCGGTGCCCTGCTGGGGTCGGCGGTCCTCCACGTCGCGGGTCATGTGCCCGGCGCCGTGGTGGTCGTCGGAGGGGAGGAGGGCACACCGTCCGGTGAGATCGTCGTCGGCATCGACGGCTCCTCCGAATCCGAGCCCGCTCTGGGCTTCGCCTTCGAACAGGCCCGGCTGCGCGGGTGCGCCCTGCGTGCCGTTCATGCCTGGCAGGTGCCTGTCCACGCCTTCGCGCCGGAGGTCGTCTACGGTATCGACGACGTACGGCAGGCGCAGCAGCAGACGACCGCCGGCCAGCTGGCCGCCTGGGAGGGGAAGTTCCCCGGGGTCGAGGTCGTCCCGGATGTGACGTACGCCCACCCGGTGTCGGCTCTCGTGGACGCCTCACCATGGGCCGCGCTGCTCGTCGTGGGGTCGCGCGGCCGGGGTGCCGTCAGATCGGTCGTTCTGGGATCGGTCAGCCATGGGGTGCTCCACCACGCTCACTGCCCTGTCGCGGTCGTCAGGTGA
- a CDS encoding phosphoribosyltransferase family protein — MRTDGCDPLAALVAQPASGSAESVRKEVDAVFTDRRDAGVRLAERLRGLLGTENVMVLGLPRGGVPVAFEVAAALGAPLDVIVVRKLGVPFQPEVGFGAIGEGGVRLVNREVVRLANLTEAEMTEVEERERAELLRRARRFRGDRPLADLTGRTVIVVDDGIATGGTARAACQIARARGASRVVLAVPVGAQETVASLRKVADEVVCLRTPEDFYAIGAWYADFAQTTDEEVVELLARVAPPATEYEEKMMGAAPPGFTGEVLVEAGEVRLPGRLVIPDEAGGVVVFVHGSGSGRNSPRNRYVAAMLNRAGLGTLLFDLLTAEEEADRRNVFDIGLLAERLVRVTGWLRDQPQAAGLPVGYFGASTGAAAALRAAAEPGNEIAAVVSRGGRPDLAGPRLDAVRAATLLIVGGDDEAVLDLNRAAQRRLCCENLLRVVPGATHLFEEGGTLETAAALARDWFTAHFGPPMS; from the coding sequence ATGAGGACCGACGGATGCGATCCGCTCGCCGCTCTGGTCGCACAACCGGCGAGCGGCAGCGCGGAGAGCGTCCGAAAGGAGGTGGACGCGGTGTTCACTGACCGTCGTGATGCGGGCGTGCGCCTGGCCGAACGGTTGCGTGGGCTCCTCGGCACCGAGAACGTGATGGTGCTGGGGCTTCCCCGAGGGGGCGTACCGGTGGCGTTCGAGGTCGCCGCGGCCCTGGGCGCCCCACTGGACGTGATCGTGGTCCGCAAGCTCGGGGTGCCGTTCCAGCCGGAGGTGGGGTTCGGAGCCATCGGGGAGGGCGGAGTCCGTCTCGTCAACCGTGAGGTGGTGCGGCTCGCGAATCTCACCGAGGCGGAGATGACCGAGGTGGAGGAGCGCGAGCGGGCCGAACTCCTGCGCCGCGCGCGCCGCTTCCGAGGAGACCGCCCCCTGGCGGACCTGACCGGCCGGACGGTGATCGTGGTGGACGACGGGATCGCCACCGGCGGGACGGCCCGCGCCGCCTGCCAGATCGCCCGTGCGCGTGGTGCCTCACGGGTGGTGCTGGCGGTCCCCGTGGGGGCGCAGGAGACGGTCGCGAGTCTGCGCAAGGTCGCCGACGAGGTGGTCTGCCTGCGGACCCCCGAGGACTTCTACGCGATCGGCGCCTGGTACGCCGACTTCGCCCAGACCACCGACGAGGAGGTGGTCGAGCTGCTCGCCCGGGTTGCGCCTCCCGCGACCGAGTACGAGGAGAAGATGATGGGAGCGGCCCCGCCGGGTTTCACCGGCGAGGTCCTGGTGGAGGCCGGAGAGGTCCGGCTGCCCGGACGGCTCGTGATCCCGGACGAGGCCGGGGGAGTGGTCGTGTTCGTACACGGCAGCGGCAGCGGCCGAAACAGCCCGCGTAACCGCTACGTGGCCGCCATGCTCAACCGCGCGGGTCTGGGAACTCTGCTGTTCGACCTGCTCACCGCGGAGGAGGAGGCCGACCGGCGCAACGTCTTCGACATCGGGTTGCTGGCCGAAAGGCTCGTCCGGGTGACCGGCTGGCTGCGTGATCAGCCTCAGGCGGCGGGTCTGCCGGTCGGTTACTTCGGGGCCAGCACCGGTGCCGCGGCCGCGCTCCGGGCGGCGGCGGAACCGGGAAATGAGATCGCCGCCGTCGTCTCCCGGGGCGGGCGGCCCGACCTGGCGGGCCCGCGGCTCGACGCGGTGCGGGCGGCCACCCTGCTGATCGTGGGAGGCGACGACGAGGCGGTCCTCGACCTCAACAGGGCCGCGCAGCGGCGGTTGTGCTGCGAGAACCTGCTGCGGGTCGTCCCCGGTGCCACTCACCTGTTCGAGGAGGGCGGAACACTTGAGACCGCCGCGGCCCTCGCACGCGACTGGTTCACCGCTCACTTCGGACCGCCCATGAGCTGA
- a CDS encoding universal stress protein: protein MAGHVLVGTDGSKPAATAVKWAAEDAVRRHRALRVVHVCEAWAYDVPYLQVPEAPEGVSRSCEEILDAAAGFARARAPGLEVTTTLISGRIIETLLQESERAVQVVVGSRGLGGFTGMLVGSVGMGLAGHTACPLVVVRGAQDTVHAEVATGFDGSESSHAALEYAFAEAVRRGARLRIVHAWQVPYAVGRAAPPGDVFGSDESAVRKTLKAWLERRPQVETVETTVQDHPVSALRDASAQADLVVVGSRGLGGFGAAILGSVSRGVLLHAHCPVAVVPHPPEA from the coding sequence ATGGCCGGGCATGTTCTGGTAGGTACGGACGGTTCGAAACCGGCGGCCACCGCGGTGAAGTGGGCGGCGGAGGACGCTGTCCGCCGGCACCGCGCCCTGCGCGTCGTCCATGTGTGCGAGGCGTGGGCCTACGACGTGCCCTACCTGCAGGTGCCCGAAGCCCCCGAAGGCGTGTCACGGTCCTGCGAGGAGATACTCGACGCCGCGGCCGGCTTCGCCCGGGCCCGGGCACCCGGTCTGGAGGTGACCACCACGCTCATCTCCGGCCGGATCATCGAGACGCTGCTCCAGGAGTCCGAGCGGGCGGTCCAGGTCGTCGTCGGCAGCCGGGGGCTGGGCGGTTTCACCGGCATGCTGGTCGGTTCGGTGGGAATGGGACTGGCCGGTCATACGGCCTGCCCGCTGGTCGTCGTGCGCGGTGCGCAGGACACCGTCCACGCGGAGGTCGCCACCGGGTTCGACGGGTCGGAGTCGTCCCACGCCGCGCTGGAGTACGCCTTCGCGGAGGCCGTCCGCCGCGGAGCACGTCTCCGGATCGTCCACGCCTGGCAGGTGCCTTACGCGGTCGGCCGTGCCGCCCCTCCCGGGGACGTCTTCGGCTCCGATGAGAGCGCGGTGCGAAAGACGCTGAAGGCGTGGCTGGAACGTCGGCCGCAGGTGGAGACGGTCGAGACGACGGTCCAGGACCATCCGGTGTCCGCCCTCCGCGACGCCTCGGCCCAGGCCGACCTGGTGGTGGTGGGATCACGGGGGCTCGGCGGCTTCGGCGCGGCCATACTCGGCTCGGTGAGCCGTGGCGTGCTGCTCCATGCCCACTGCCCGGTCGCGGTGGTGCCGCACCCGCCCGAGGCCTGA
- a CDS encoding FAD/NAD(P)-binding protein gives MHPMTPAPYRVCSRRPDLADTVTLTLRPVEGPCPPFLPGQFTMLHAPGVGEIPISISGRARSGGYAQTIRAVGAVSGALCRMRPGDVVGVRGPYGTAWDVPAAAGLDVIVAADGLGLAPLRPVVRELAAHGSRYGRISVIVGTRSPATLVYPGELVRWRDLHGIDVKITVDHPDRSWRGQVGPVAQLVDRIVFEPHRTFAFVCGPGVMMRVTAAELVQRGVPAGQVALSVERTMKCGAGRCGHHRLGPLSACLEGPVLSYERAAGLLAVMEP, from the coding sequence ATGCATCCGATGACGCCGGCGCCCTACCGGGTGTGCTCGCGCCGGCCGGATCTGGCCGACACGGTGACCCTGACGCTCAGACCGGTCGAGGGGCCCTGCCCGCCGTTCCTGCCCGGCCAGTTCACGATGCTGCACGCCCCCGGTGTCGGGGAGATACCGATCTCGATCAGCGGCCGTGCCCGGTCCGGCGGGTACGCGCAGACGATCCGCGCGGTGGGCGCGGTCAGCGGAGCGCTGTGCCGCATGCGGCCCGGGGACGTCGTGGGGGTCCGCGGGCCGTACGGCACGGCCTGGGACGTGCCGGCGGCGGCGGGACTGGACGTGATCGTGGCCGCCGACGGGCTCGGCCTGGCACCGCTGCGGCCGGTCGTCCGCGAACTGGCCGCCCACGGCTCCCGGTACGGGCGCATCAGCGTGATCGTCGGCACCCGCTCACCCGCGACCCTGGTCTATCCGGGTGAGCTGGTCCGCTGGCGGGACCTGCACGGCATCGACGTCAAGATCACTGTCGATCATCCCGACCGCTCCTGGAGGGGGCAGGTGGGGCCGGTCGCCCAGCTGGTCGACCGGATCGTCTTCGAACCCCACCGTACTTTCGCCTTCGTCTGCGGCCCCGGGGTCATGATGCGCGTGACCGCCGCCGAACTGGTACAGCGGGGCGTCCCCGCCGGGCAGGTGGCCCTGTCGGTGGAGCGGACCATGAAGTGCGGTGCCGGCCGGTGCGGTCACCACCGGCTCGGCCCGCTGTCGGCCTGCCTCGAAGGCCCCGTGCTGAGCTACGAGCGGGCCGCCGGACTGCTGGCGGTGATGGAGCCGTGA
- a CDS encoding Acg family FMN-binding oxidoreductase: MNTRTAEEIASVLHRAVQAAVWAPSVHNTQPWSFVIDGDEIALRADSARKLRLGDATGRELSISCGAALMNVRLALRVLGCETQVRVLPDPDRPALLATVRPGALLAPDEHIRLLHAEIERRRTHRAGFTALPVPDRLVETLAAQAATEGARLTPIRSEAAVRVIAGLTCAAQDVQSQDRLFTLEMIRWAQPPGSTHREGVPAQGYPRESEPTQPDFAQRDYAHGRPWGSDADQSVSTSPGTVTVLTTPGDAPEDWIAAGQALQRVLLHASAYDVSAAFHTQALEMFHLREFLRQELLSGEYPQMVMRLGFAVDESEGVRRPVTEVLEERRPH, translated from the coding sequence ATGAACACCCGCACCGCCGAGGAGATCGCTTCGGTACTGCACCGGGCGGTGCAGGCCGCCGTATGGGCGCCGTCGGTGCACAACACCCAGCCCTGGTCCTTCGTCATCGACGGCGACGAGATCGCACTACGGGCCGACAGCGCCAGGAAGCTGCGGCTCGGCGACGCCACGGGCCGGGAGCTGTCGATCAGCTGTGGTGCCGCCCTGATGAACGTACGGCTCGCGCTGCGCGTGCTCGGCTGTGAGACACAGGTGCGCGTGCTACCGGACCCCGACCGCCCCGCCCTGCTCGCGACGGTGCGGCCAGGAGCGCTGCTGGCACCCGACGAGCACATCCGGCTGCTGCACGCCGAGATCGAACGGCGCCGCACCCACCGTGCCGGATTCACCGCGTTGCCGGTGCCGGACCGTCTTGTCGAGACTCTCGCCGCCCAGGCGGCTACCGAGGGAGCCCGGCTGACACCGATCCGGTCCGAGGCCGCCGTCCGGGTGATCGCCGGGCTGACCTGCGCGGCCCAGGACGTGCAGTCCCAGGACCGGCTGTTCACCCTGGAGATGATCCGCTGGGCACAGCCGCCGGGAAGCACACACCGGGAGGGGGTCCCAGCGCAGGGTTATCCCCGCGAATCCGAGCCGACCCAGCCGGATTTCGCCCAGCGCGACTACGCCCACGGCCGCCCGTGGGGCAGCGACGCCGACCAGTCCGTGTCCACCTCCCCCGGGACCGTGACGGTACTGACCACGCCGGGGGATGCACCCGAGGACTGGATCGCGGCCGGTCAGGCGCTGCAACGTGTCCTGCTGCACGCCTCCGCCTACGACGTGAGCGCGGCCTTCCACACCCAGGCACTGGAGATGTTCCACCTGCGGGAGTTCCTGAGGCAGGAACTCCTGTCGGGCGAATACCCCCAGATGGTCATGCGCCTGGGGTTCGCCGTCGACGAGAGCGAGGGCGTCCGCCGGCCGGTCACCGAGGTGCTGGAGGAACGCCGGCCCCACTGA
- a CDS encoding CBS domain-containing protein, translating to MKVKDVMGARAVAVRPEASFTEVVDAMRLFEVGAVTVIDADGRPVGMVSEDDLLLREFDSREHLGGVFGGHRNREEHRKAMGATAGEIMTVSVVTVTEDTPVRDAARLMHLSRIRQLPVIDADTGRVIGCVQRSDLLKVFVRPAAEIDREVAEVCDRLRINREKLVVGNEAGVVTLTGRVDRHSQGSQLVAAVRGIEGVLDVEDGLVYESDDLARIPPLYL from the coding sequence ATGAAGGTCAAGGACGTCATGGGAGCGAGGGCGGTCGCGGTGCGGCCGGAGGCGTCGTTCACCGAGGTCGTCGACGCCATGCGGCTGTTCGAGGTCGGCGCGGTCACCGTCATCGACGCCGACGGCCGTCCCGTCGGCATGGTCTCGGAGGACGACCTGCTGCTGAGGGAGTTCGACTCCCGCGAGCACCTGGGCGGCGTCTTCGGCGGCCACCGGAACCGCGAGGAACACCGGAAGGCCATGGGCGCCACGGCCGGGGAGATCATGACCGTCTCGGTGGTCACCGTCACGGAGGACACCCCCGTCCGGGACGCGGCGCGACTGATGCACCTCAGCCGGATCAGGCAACTGCCCGTGATCGACGCGGACACCGGGCGAGTCATCGGATGCGTCCAGCGGAGCGACCTGCTCAAGGTCTTCGTCCGGCCGGCCGCGGAGATCGATCGCGAGGTCGCCGAGGTCTGTGACCGGCTCCGTATCAACCGGGAGAAGCTGGTCGTCGGCAACGAGGCCGGTGTGGTCACGCTGACGGGCCGGGTCGACCGCCACTCGCAGGGTTCACAGCTCGTCGCCGCCGTCCGCGGGATCGAAGGCGTCCTCGACGTCGAGGACGGCCTGGTCTACGAGTCCGACGACCTGGCCCGCATTCCACCCCTCTACCTGTGA
- a CDS encoding universal stress protein has protein sequence MILVGVDGSRAGLAAASWAVREAGLRGTGLRVVHIMPAWPLEMSEDAPHADVGRWMRDGAASMLAEAVKRVQEEDGRVQVESRLLPGDPRLVLAEAAKDAELLVVGSHGLGGFRGMLLGSVPLGVTGRTTCPVAVIRSSPAQPHGEVVVGVDGSPTGVPALAFAFAEASLRGAGLRAVHAWHLPVISGWGPSALSVAEEAAEGERRLLSEALAGWGESHPDVKVIEQVECGHPVDVLKYASAQADLLVVGSRGRGDLTGLLLGSVSHSLLHHATCPLVVSPGPAAPGLL, from the coding sequence ATGATCCTGGTGGGAGTCGACGGTTCGCGGGCCGGTCTCGCGGCCGCGAGCTGGGCGGTACGGGAGGCCGGTTTACGCGGAACCGGGCTGCGCGTCGTCCATATCATGCCGGCCTGGCCACTGGAGATGTCCGAGGACGCTCCGCACGCCGACGTGGGCCGATGGATGCGCGACGGTGCCGCCTCCATGCTGGCGGAGGCCGTGAAACGGGTCCAGGAGGAGGACGGCCGCGTCCAGGTGGAGTCGCGACTGTTGCCGGGCGACCCCCGCCTTGTCCTGGCCGAGGCCGCGAAGGACGCCGAGCTCCTGGTGGTCGGCAGCCATGGACTGGGGGGCTTCCGCGGCATGCTGCTGGGGTCGGTCCCGCTGGGAGTGACCGGACGGACCACCTGCCCGGTCGCCGTCATACGCAGCTCGCCGGCGCAGCCCCACGGTGAGGTGGTCGTCGGTGTCGACGGTTCCCCGACCGGTGTGCCCGCCCTCGCGTTCGCCTTCGCCGAGGCGTCTCTGCGGGGCGCCGGCCTGCGAGCGGTCCACGCATGGCACCTACCGGTCATCAGCGGCTGGGGGCCGTCGGCCCTGTCGGTCGCGGAGGAGGCCGCCGAGGGGGAGCGGCGGCTGCTGTCCGAGGCGCTGGCGGGCTGGGGCGAGAGCCATCCGGATGTCAAGGTCATCGAACAGGTGGAGTGCGGGCATCCGGTGGACGTTTTGAAGTACGCCTCGGCGCAGGCCGATCTGCTGGTTGTCGGATCGCGTGGCCGAGGCGATCTGACCGGGCTGCTCCTGGGCTCGGTGAGCCACTCGCTGCTTCACCACGCCACCTGCCCCCTGGTCGTGAGCCCCGGCCCGGCGGCACCGGGCCTTCTGTGA